The following are encoded in a window of Microcaecilia unicolor chromosome 14, aMicUni1.1, whole genome shotgun sequence genomic DNA:
- the LOC115457270 gene encoding olfactory receptor 4S2-like encodes MEGTAIRNETRVTQFILIGLSSNPDVQIIFFVLFLVMYLGTIVGNLLIMITIYVDFQLHTPMYFFLSTLSFIDLGLSTVTVPRSIVLFLSERKTISFSECLVQMFFFHFIGGTECFHLVLMAYDRYVAICHPLRYTTIMNRQACLLLVFSTWVGGFIHSCGQTFPIVQLYFCGPNEIDHFFCEGHALAVLACSSTFFSETADWANSGTVAVGCFTVLLVSYAYIISTVLKIPSAEGRQKAFSTCASHLTVVTLFFGPIVYLYMRPSDIFDTDKFLSVFYATITPLLNPCIYTLRNEKVRNAVKKLGGRKVSSLGALKN; translated from the coding sequence ATGGAAGGAACGGCAATCAGGAATGAAACCAGAGTTACACAATTCATCCTCATTGGACTATCTAGCAATCCAGATGTACAGATAATATTCTTTGTGCTGTTTCTAGTGATGTACCTGGGCACCATAGTTGGAAATCTCCTCATTATGATAACCATATATGTGGACTTTCAACTGCACActcccatgtacttcttcctcagcACCTTGTCTTTCATAGATTTGGGTCTTTCCACAGTCACTGTCCCCAGATCCATTGTTCTCTTTCTCTCAGAGAGAAAAACCATCTCTTTCAGTGAATGCTTGGTTcaaatgtttttctttcatttcattgGAGGTACAGAATGCTTTCACCTGGTCCTGATGGCTTATGACCGCTATGTTGCCATCTGCCATCCTTTGCGTTATACCACAATCATGAACAGACAAGCCTGTCTCCTGTTGGTATTTTCCACATGGGTAGGTGGTTTTATTCATAGCTGCGGTCAGACATTTCCAATTGTTCAACTGTACTTCTGTGGTCCCAATGAGATAGATCATTTCTTTTGTGAAGGCCACGCCTTAGCTGTGTTGGCGTGCTCTAGTACCTTTTTCAGCGAAACTGCAGACTGGGCCAACAGCGGAACTGTAGCAGTTGGTTGTTTCACAGTGTTGCTCGTATCTTACGCCTACATCATCTCCACTGTCTTAAAAATTCCATCGGctgaaggaaggcagaaagcttTCTCTACCTGTGCCTCCCACCTCACTGTGGTCACTTTGTTTTTTGGTCCCATTGTCTATCTCTACATGAGACCGTCCGATATATTTGATACTGACAAATTTCTCTCTGTTTTTTATGCAACCATCACCCCTTTGTTAAACCCCTGCATTTATACTCTCAGAAACGAGAAGGTGAGAAATGCCGTGAAGAAACTGGGAGGTAGGAAAGTTTCTTCTCTGGGGGCACTTAAGAACTGA